A section of the Luteolibacter rhizosphaerae genome encodes:
- a CDS encoding alpha/beta hydrolase has translation MSTESSRYDRPKRRGWRRWLRIGSIAVFTSILASCAAVSLIATDAILHPRRKGVGAQVPEGMQARTFVMPDRAEIRTWEARPQERPKAAVFVLHGISDSKATQANTLKHLSRSGLLAIAPDLRAHGDSSGANATYGYLEKDDLSRLRRAVENEFPGLEIGLWGTSYGGAVALQALGSDPDFDFAIIENTFADLRDISRQQVANHTSLPLTGLGPYFIDKAGKKAGFDPGQISPERSAEKIGVPVLHLHGDADEIIPIAHGRRIASHAKSGNYRFIPIKGGTHFQIQAGDASTYRREVDAFLKKVAEGD, from the coding sequence TTGAGCACTGAGTCATCGAGATACGATCGACCCAAGCGTCGCGGATGGCGGCGCTGGCTGCGGATTGGCAGCATCGCCGTCTTCACCTCGATCCTCGCGTCGTGTGCGGCGGTCTCCCTGATCGCGACCGATGCGATCTTGCACCCGCGTCGGAAAGGCGTGGGAGCCCAAGTCCCGGAAGGGATGCAGGCGCGGACCTTCGTGATGCCGGACCGAGCCGAGATCCGGACCTGGGAAGCGCGACCGCAGGAACGCCCGAAGGCGGCGGTTTTCGTGCTCCACGGGATCTCTGACTCGAAGGCGACCCAAGCGAACACGCTGAAACATCTTTCAAGGAGCGGTCTACTTGCCATCGCGCCGGACCTGCGCGCTCATGGCGACAGCAGCGGGGCGAATGCGACTTACGGATATCTGGAGAAGGACGATCTATCCCGGCTGAGACGGGCGGTGGAAAACGAGTTTCCGGGCCTAGAGATTGGCCTGTGGGGCACCTCGTATGGTGGGGCGGTGGCGCTGCAGGCGCTGGGATCCGATCCGGACTTCGACTTCGCGATCATCGAGAACACCTTCGCGGACCTGCGGGATATTTCCCGACAGCAGGTGGCGAATCACACCAGCCTGCCGCTGACCGGGCTGGGGCCTTACTTCATCGACAAGGCCGGGAAGAAGGCGGGCTTCGACCCAGGACAGATCTCTCCCGAGCGCTCGGCGGAGAAGATCGGGGTGCCGGTGCTGCACCTGCACGGAGATGCTGACGAAATCATCCCCATCGCACACGGGCGGCGTATCGCCAGCCATGCGAAGAGCGGGAACTATCGCTTCATCCCGATCAAAGGAGGAACTCATTTCCAGATCCAAGCGGGCGACGCCTCGACCTACCGGCGGGAGGTGGATGCCTTCTTGAAGAAGGTTGCCGAGGGCGATTGA
- a CDS encoding type II secretion system protein, translating into MKSSSTSTTRCGGFTLIEMSIVICILIALMGVGMSVSGSARTWKNGRAGSETLRSVYSAQRAYLADHPTATVASLTQALLLPYLPSGPAAFPTSTSNENTVLHARVNVSPPYLTATAGGTSGARYDPSGSNTDSLWDVGE; encoded by the coding sequence ATGAAGTCTTCCTCCACATCCACCACGCGGTGCGGCGGTTTCACGCTGATCGAGATGTCCATCGTGATCTGCATCCTGATCGCGTTGATGGGAGTGGGGATGAGCGTCTCCGGCTCCGCGAGGACATGGAAGAACGGCCGTGCGGGCTCCGAGACACTGCGTTCGGTCTACTCCGCGCAGAGAGCGTATCTGGCGGACCATCCGACGGCGACCGTGGCCAGCCTCACCCAAGCTCTCCTCCTGCCCTATTTGCCAAGTGGACCTGCCGCCTTCCCGACCTCGACCTCGAACGAGAACACGGTGCTACATGCCCGGGTAAATGTTTCCCCCCCTTATCTGACTGCCACCGCAGGTGGCACATCAGGCGCACGCTACGATCCCTCCGGTAGCAACACGGATTCGCTCTGGGACGTCGGGGAATGA
- a CDS encoding type II secretion system F family protein: MSSAAATATSAKPGAGGKPAQASFSFLKADKVKEFNKKTLIGLFRGLASMLRAQINTADALKYYAQGLHDKTMADTLNKVREEISSGVSVHEAFRRTGRFSDMVVGLIQAGSDAGQLNEAFKSLATRFTSELHFNKAIRKATLMPSVIISVLICAFIVSQVKIVPQVEDMLSGVGAKPDGMTAISFKVSHMTQAIWPVVVLTIIGVATVIWRSDKVRNLILGIAMSKWRLLRNLIMSLRQMTFLATIKLLHANGINLAKSIRVSANSVKGTPFYNELREAADKYEHSGVPLSTAFAKYTSVDSQVVHMLSIGEKSASLDNQLDMLSQMYEEDAENYMAAFTASIGFIVLLLAVALIAAVFIGTFLPIFLMGPKMMNSGI, from the coding sequence ATGAGTAGCGCCGCCGCCACCGCCACTTCTGCCAAACCCGGGGCCGGAGGAAAGCCCGCCCAGGCTTCCTTCAGCTTCCTCAAGGCCGACAAGGTCAAGGAGTTCAACAAGAAGACGCTGATCGGACTTTTCCGGGGTCTGGCCTCGATGCTGCGTGCCCAGATCAACACGGCGGACGCGCTGAAATACTATGCCCAGGGCCTCCACGACAAGACGATGGCCGACACGCTCAACAAGGTGCGTGAGGAAATCAGCTCCGGCGTGAGCGTGCACGAAGCTTTCCGCCGGACCGGCCGTTTCAGCGACATGGTCGTGGGTTTGATCCAGGCGGGTAGCGATGCCGGCCAGCTCAACGAGGCCTTCAAGTCACTCGCCACGCGCTTCACCAGCGAGCTCCACTTCAACAAGGCGATCCGCAAGGCGACGCTGATGCCATCGGTGATCATTTCGGTGCTGATCTGTGCCTTCATCGTTTCCCAAGTGAAGATCGTGCCTCAGGTCGAGGATATGCTTTCGGGCGTGGGTGCGAAGCCGGACGGCATGACGGCGATCTCCTTCAAAGTCTCGCACATGACCCAGGCGATCTGGCCTGTCGTGGTGCTGACGATCATAGGCGTCGCGACGGTGATCTGGCGTTCCGACAAGGTGCGCAACCTGATCCTTGGCATCGCGATGTCGAAGTGGCGGTTGCTGCGCAACCTGATCATGAGCCTGCGCCAGATGACTTTCCTCGCGACGATCAAGCTGCTGCATGCGAACGGCATCAACCTGGCAAAATCGATCCGCGTCTCCGCGAACAGCGTGAAGGGCACGCCCTTCTACAACGAACTGCGGGAAGCGGCGGACAAATACGAGCACTCGGGCGTGCCGCTCTCGACCGCCTTCGCGAAGTATACCTCGGTGGATTCGCAGGTGGTGCACATGCTCTCGATCGGCGAAAAGTCCGCCTCGCTGGACAACCAGTTGGACATGCTTTCCCAGATGTATGAGGAGGACGCGGAGAACTACATGGCCGCCTTCACCGCCTCGATCGGCTTCATCGTGCTGCTGCTTGCGGTCGCGCTGATTGCGGCGGTCTTCATCGGCACTTTCCTGCCAATCTTCCTCATGGGTCCGAAGATGATGAACAGCGGAATCTGA
- a CDS encoding GspE/PulE family protein: MIDYDSMSFNELISGQIMRALAIHDPQFSELTHDQVPNRVTRYCFMGAVAKINGLPFFPKVAEFCDGSLHTYCDPTVLTRGLFSPLCVTGDKLVVAVSNPWNPLPDEYLAPRFPDLEIVKIVTLASEIARAIESVATSSGPSKSELEAIDVEDLDEGHRDFDVTTDYTEPMAQLVATVMADAVKMRASDIHFKVEKESFYYAYRVDGDIGQKVEIPMKLKDRLDAFMLNLMKLPTEIRATAPGISGRFTISYFHRPIDIRYERHRTYRGYHITMRLLDKSNINVTLGKGTLAFDEETLFELGKVMKVPAGIIVMSGPTGSGKSTTLNAILRELNRPDVNILTLENPVEDEVPGITHCDLKSPKEFKPMIASFMRSDPDIILMGEVRDLESAELAIEAAVTGHKVLTTIHTPRASQIIERFEQLGIERWKIAQTLKAACAQRLVKILCPYCKEPKQGISDHDRRTFNLDDSWATIPVFQAKPGGCSECRNSGYSGRTAILEIIPITPKTSDMLSKGEISPYDLELKIQEEGKLPNLRRSGLRLLREGKTDIDAVSKVIDMTYTDE, from the coding sequence GTGATCGACTACGACAGCATGTCCTTCAACGAGCTGATCAGCGGGCAGATCATGCGGGCACTGGCGATCCATGATCCCCAGTTCTCCGAGCTCACCCACGATCAGGTGCCGAACCGCGTGACGCGCTACTGCTTCATGGGCGCGGTGGCGAAGATCAACGGCCTGCCCTTTTTCCCGAAGGTGGCGGAGTTCTGCGACGGCTCCCTTCACACTTATTGCGACCCGACGGTATTGACCCGCGGTCTTTTCAGCCCCCTGTGCGTGACGGGTGACAAGCTTGTGGTCGCCGTCTCCAACCCTTGGAACCCGCTACCCGACGAGTATCTGGCGCCGCGCTTCCCGGATCTGGAGATCGTCAAAATCGTGACACTCGCCTCCGAGATCGCACGCGCGATCGAATCGGTGGCGACCAGTTCCGGCCCGAGCAAATCGGAACTTGAAGCCATCGACGTCGAAGACCTCGACGAGGGGCATCGCGACTTCGACGTGACGACCGACTACACCGAACCGATGGCACAGCTGGTCGCCACGGTGATGGCCGACGCGGTGAAGATGCGTGCCTCGGACATCCACTTCAAGGTGGAGAAGGAATCCTTCTACTATGCCTACCGTGTCGACGGCGACATCGGCCAGAAGGTTGAGATCCCGATGAAGCTGAAGGACCGCTTGGATGCCTTCATGCTGAACCTGATGAAGCTGCCGACGGAGATCCGTGCGACGGCTCCGGGTATCTCGGGACGCTTCACGATCTCTTACTTCCACCGTCCGATCGACATCCGCTACGAGCGGCATCGTACTTACCGCGGCTACCACATCACGATGCGTTTGCTCGACAAGAGCAACATCAACGTGACGCTAGGCAAGGGCACGCTGGCTTTCGACGAGGAGACGCTTTTCGAGCTAGGCAAGGTGATGAAGGTGCCTGCCGGCATCATCGTCATGTCCGGTCCGACGGGTTCGGGCAAATCGACCACGCTGAACGCGATCCTGCGCGAGTTGAACCGGCCGGACGTGAACATCCTCACTCTGGAGAACCCGGTGGAAGACGAAGTCCCGGGAATTACCCATTGCGACTTGAAGAGCCCGAAGGAGTTCAAGCCGATGATCGCATCCTTCATGCGCTCCGACCCGGACATCATCCTGATGGGTGAGGTCCGCGACCTGGAGTCCGCGGAGCTCGCGATCGAAGCGGCGGTGACGGGTCACAAGGTTCTGACGACGATTCACACCCCGCGTGCCTCGCAGATCATCGAGCGTTTCGAGCAGCTCGGCATCGAGCGATGGAAGATCGCCCAGACCCTCAAGGCAGCCTGCGCCCAGCGTCTGGTGAAGATCCTCTGCCCCTACTGCAAGGAGCCCAAACAGGGCATCTCCGACCACGACCGCCGGACCTTCAATCTGGACGACTCGTGGGCGACGATCCCCGTCTTCCAAGCGAAGCCGGGCGGCTGCTCGGAGTGCCGCAATTCCGGCTACAGCGGTCGTACCGCCATCCTCGAAATCATCCCAATCACCCCGAAGACCTCGGACATGCTCTCGAAAGGAGAGATTTCGCCCTACGATCTGGAACTGAAGATCCAGGAAGAGGGCAAGCTGCCCAACTTGCGTCGCAGCGGCCTGCGCCTTCTCCGCGAAGGCAAGACCGATATCGACGCCGTGTCCAAGGTCATCGACATGACATACACCGATGAGTAG
- a CDS encoding type II secretion system protein GspD: MKPAIAVATLLALPVSFVSAQDGLPPADLAQANEPAVPDLPPPAPAPPAPAPAADLPNLPAAPPPPPPGADPVEPVTPPPAPAADPNAVPADPNAGGAAGQEIQESEEGYLIKDAPINDIFQFLAKQAGRQYFHNAKLISPEYRVTGHLNDGNPLNQMEELAFMYGLTLYTKGNTIYALSQAQLGQLPSAEYNYQLRYLRPTDIEPIKALIQPMLTPGTGLVNFEPKTSTIVIVDTAHRIEQAKRLLEGIDRPKGQIVVETKILRVNSTAAERVGINWSSSLGETGTAVNLTRSLNSVFGIDNAVETLGTGGGGGTVMTDDTVGQNLVLSPIQLTGVMRALAEGNFATQISNPTMITEDNEQGTISIIDRIPIITATVTQSNGVSNVTEEVRYKVGTDDKSISEDPEKHREIGISLVVTPTLLPDGTVRMRLRPRSAQIVEQITGQSGNVYPRVSESMIESLSRVPDGHSLVVGGFYGEVENKNNTKVPLLGDVPVINFFFKSKETVKENSSLVFIVTPTSYDPASTSGTRRVSSKVHNGTMLTQDHDWVDPECNPGPAHEPNLKRGVRDLRPTQAPYYPTAAELQQQPAAKPAATSKSRFGKGGRK; encoded by the coding sequence ATGAAGCCTGCAATCGCCGTCGCCACGCTGCTGGCCTTGCCCGTATCCTTCGTTTCCGCCCAGGACGGCTTGCCGCCCGCAGATCTGGCGCAAGCGAATGAACCCGCCGTGCCGGACCTGCCGCCGCCGGCACCGGCCCCTCCAGCACCCGCGCCCGCCGCGGACCTGCCGAACCTGCCTGCTGCTCCACCGCCGCCGCCACCGGGTGCGGATCCGGTCGAGCCGGTCACCCCGCCGCCTGCTCCTGCTGCCGATCCGAACGCCGTGCCGGCGGATCCAAATGCCGGGGGCGCCGCAGGCCAGGAGATCCAAGAGTCCGAAGAGGGCTACCTGATCAAGGACGCGCCGATCAACGATATCTTCCAGTTCCTCGCCAAGCAGGCTGGCCGCCAGTATTTCCATAACGCCAAGCTGATCTCGCCGGAGTACCGGGTGACGGGTCACCTGAATGACGGCAATCCGCTCAACCAGATGGAAGAGCTGGCCTTCATGTACGGCCTCACGCTCTACACCAAGGGCAACACCATCTACGCCCTGAGCCAAGCCCAGTTGGGTCAGCTGCCGAGCGCCGAGTACAACTATCAACTCCGCTACCTCCGCCCCACCGACATTGAGCCGATCAAAGCCTTGATCCAGCCGATGCTGACGCCGGGCACGGGGCTTGTGAACTTCGAGCCGAAGACCAGTACGATCGTGATCGTGGACACGGCCCACCGTATCGAGCAGGCGAAGCGTCTTTTGGAAGGCATCGACCGTCCGAAAGGTCAGATCGTGGTGGAAACCAAGATTCTGCGTGTAAACAGCACGGCCGCGGAGCGGGTTGGCATTAACTGGTCCTCCTCGCTGGGGGAAACTGGTACGGCCGTCAATCTTACCCGAAGCTTGAACAGCGTCTTCGGCATCGACAATGCCGTCGAAACGCTTGGCACCGGCGGAGGTGGAGGCACCGTCATGACCGATGACACCGTCGGGCAGAACTTGGTACTGTCCCCCATTCAACTCACCGGTGTGATGAGAGCGCTCGCCGAAGGCAACTTCGCTACCCAGATCTCGAACCCCACGATGATCACCGAGGACAACGAGCAAGGCACGATCTCGATCATTGACCGTATTCCGATCATCACCGCGACGGTGACCCAGTCCAATGGTGTGAGCAACGTCACGGAAGAAGTGCGCTACAAGGTCGGCACCGACGACAAGTCGATCTCCGAGGATCCGGAGAAGCACCGCGAAATCGGCATCTCGCTGGTGGTGACCCCGACCCTGCTGCCTGACGGTACGGTACGCATGCGCCTGCGCCCGCGCTCCGCCCAGATCGTGGAGCAGATCACCGGTCAGTCCGGCAACGTGTATCCCCGCGTTTCGGAATCGATGATCGAATCCCTTTCCCGCGTGCCGGACGGCCACTCGCTGGTAGTCGGCGGCTTCTACGGCGAGGTCGAGAACAAGAACAACACCAAGGTGCCGCTGCTCGGTGACGTGCCGGTGATCAACTTCTTCTTCAAGAGTAAGGAGACGGTGAAGGAAAACTCCAGCTTGGTCTTCATCGTGACGCCGACCTCCTATGATCCCGCCAGCACTTCGGGCACCCGCAGGGTCTCCAGCAAGGTGCACAACGGGACCATGCTGACGCAGGATCACGACTGGGTGGATCCCGAGTGCAACCCGGGCCCTGCCCACGAGCCGAACCTGAAGCGCGGCGTGCGCGACCTGCGTCCAACGCAGGCTCCATACTACCCCACGGCGGCGGAACTTCAGCAACAGCCTGCCGCCAAGCCTGCCGCGACCAGCAAGTCGCGCTTCGGCAAGGGCGGACGGAAGTAA
- a CDS encoding type IV pilus twitching motility protein PilT, giving the protein MFTAVHEPPPLPVRNSPVALPRFAPGMDGATLLGIIFRTCKELRVSDIQMRTERPVYIHTNKGVEKLDFLGLLNGFHMDEILKTLISNKESASHGFGEKDSVEERVEDKIANAIRDFAERKVADFSCDGIPMGENGERSGRLRIQAHLSSSGLGVTCRILNDYIPELESLGIDADTNYVLRQAVQKRAGLCLVTGPTGSGKSTTLAALIDWLRRNHGKHIVTVEDPIEYQYPDDMDDPEYPGRRIPCPSVVTQQEVGRDVHSYRQGLKDVLRKAPHVILLGEIRDREAMETCMEAAQTGHLVLSTLHTTGAVKTIGRILELYPKENHSAVLSRLSEILIFIHSQGLLNGVQKRVLTYEFLQNNDDAVASAITNYDGGARSLEDVIRRAGNIEWDANLRRLMRQGLITETTFENARMNRDDTEIL; this is encoded by the coding sequence ATGTTCACCGCCGTACATGAACCGCCGCCGCTGCCCGTCAGGAATTCTCCTGTCGCGCTGCCGCGATTCGCGCCGGGGATGGACGGGGCCACGCTGCTGGGCATCATCTTCCGCACCTGCAAGGAGCTGCGCGTTTCGGACATTCAGATGCGCACCGAGCGGCCAGTGTATATCCACACCAACAAGGGCGTGGAGAAACTCGACTTCCTGGGACTGCTGAACGGGTTCCACATGGACGAGATCCTGAAGACACTGATCTCGAACAAGGAAAGCGCGAGCCACGGCTTCGGAGAGAAGGACAGCGTGGAAGAGCGCGTGGAAGACAAGATCGCCAATGCGATCCGTGATTTTGCCGAGAGAAAAGTGGCCGACTTCTCTTGCGATGGCATCCCGATGGGCGAGAATGGAGAGCGCTCCGGCCGCCTGCGTATTCAAGCTCACCTGAGTTCGTCCGGCCTAGGGGTGACCTGCCGTATCCTGAATGACTACATTCCGGAGCTGGAGAGCCTCGGTATCGACGCCGATACCAACTATGTGCTCCGCCAAGCGGTACAAAAGCGCGCCGGCCTCTGCCTGGTGACCGGTCCAACCGGCTCCGGCAAATCGACCACTCTCGCCGCCTTGATCGACTGGCTGCGCCGCAACCACGGCAAGCACATCGTGACGGTGGAGGACCCGATCGAATATCAATATCCCGACGACATGGATGACCCGGAGTATCCGGGACGCCGCATCCCCTGCCCCAGCGTGGTGACGCAGCAGGAAGTCGGCCGGGACGTCCACTCCTACCGCCAGGGCCTGAAGGATGTGCTGCGTAAAGCGCCGCACGTCATCCTCTTGGGGGAAATCCGCGACCGCGAGGCCATGGAAACATGCATGGAAGCGGCACAAACCGGCCACTTGGTACTCTCCACGCTACACACCACCGGTGCGGTCAAGACCATCGGTCGTATCCTGGAACTCTACCCGAAGGAGAACCACTCCGCGGTGCTTTCCCGCCTTTCCGAGATTTTGATCTTCATCCACTCGCAAGGCCTCCTCAACGGGGTCCAGAAGCGGGTCCTGACCTACGAATTCCTGCAGAACAACGACGACGCTGTCGCCTCCGCCATCACAAACTACGACGGAGGTGCCAGATCACTCGAAGACGTAATACGCAGGGCCGGAAATATCGAGTGGGATGCAAACCTGCGCAGGCTGATGCGCCAGGGGCTGATCACCGAAACCACTTTCGAGAACGCACGAATGAACCGGGACGATACTGAAATCCTGTAA